A stretch of DNA from Serinus canaria isolate serCan28SL12 chromosome 14, serCan2020, whole genome shotgun sequence:
TCGccactgaaaagaaatgcatcAAGTTACTTGAAGGCTTTCTGCAATCCAATCCCAAATTTATTCATCAGGTCTTTCACTGTCAAACAGTAAGTTATGGTTCTGAGACTCAGGGATTCTGTGCAACTCTTAGtttacttgaatttttaaaacgAGGTTACATATGAAGAATCACTTTTCAGTGAGCCAAAAAAGTTAATGCCCAGTTACATCTGGACTTTTTTAATAGCTCCCAGTCTtcaaagatttttgcttttaaccATCAAAGTCAGTTAAAGAAGGATTTTAAGTCCTGCTCCCTGTCAAGCTAGTGGAGAAACATGTTTTTCTGAGAAGGGCCTGTGTATTGTGCTGCACTTGATGCCACCCTTGAGGAAAGTGCAACTAATTTTAGCCATATTGTTCTAGCAGTGACTGGGAAAGGTCACAGAGAAATTAATGATAAACATCCTTATTTCCTCTTATaatcaataaaattaaataagcCGGTATAAAAACATAGCAAAATTGGTGTAAAACTATTTTACCTTAGGAAAGGTGGTTTTATAATGCCATTCATGTCAGgtttctgtaaaaacaaaaaaaatatatatgtattgaCATGAATTTGTAGAAATATGCTACAGGTGATCTTGCTGTCCTGCAAAGGAAGAGAGACCCTGTAATTAATCTGTATGGCCAGTTTGGTTTTAGTACTTCAAATTTCAGTGCTGAACCAAAGCCTGTTGGGCTCTCCATTCCAGGCACTCTGTTTCAGGACCTCATTCTGCAGGTTCTTAACTCGTGCTTGGCTTGTGACTCCAATGAAATTGCTCAAGTACATCAGCTGTAAATAGACTTAGACCTTAGAATTAGGCCTAATTAACccttaaaaataagaaaaatgaacaagTGCCTGAATTAAATGTTAACTGAACACCAACTCTCCTCAAAGCTATGTCAACTactaaagtattttttttataattgaTAATGTTGTGCACATTACTGTCTTGTGTAGCACAGCAGGAACAGTTTAACTGTCAAGACCCATTCCTCATCTCTCCTCCTTGAAATCCTGAGctattttttctgtgtattctgaaacaaaaataaggtCTTGAATCATTTCCTGCTTCTGCATAGGAGGCCCAGTGAGCAGACTGTTTTACATGTCTGTAAATCCTGCAGGAATGTCCAAACCAGCCCAGTATAATGTTGGGCTTGTTTCCAAAGCTTATGGAGATGTGGGGCTTGGTGAGTTGCACGGAAGCAGGAAAGACAAGGAAGTTCtgcaagaatgaaaataaatagtgACTTTGGAACAAAACACTTGGTTGCAAGTGCAGGAGCTCTCCTCTAGAGTTGTCCTAAGATGGggtcacagcagctgctgtgagttAGGAGGTGCCTCAACAAAAGTGGTCATTGTTCTATACTCCAGAAGTTCTAGTTTATTTTAGTCTTGCTTTCCCTGTAGAAATTTAGGTTATCAAAAAAGATGTATTTGTTTTCCACTCCTAGGAGCTATTAGTTTCCATTCTGGCTTCCAAAGAGATTGTACAGCTCTAATTAGAGCCCTGCCAACTGACTGATCTGCCATTCCTCTTGAGTTTCTGGTTCAACAGGAATGTTCGTCCATAAGCCTTAAGTTTATTCCTAAACCCCCTGACCTAATGccacaaaccaaaacagccCTAAGGTGACTGTTCTGAGAATGGAGTGCCCCCAGCAGAACAGTGCAGGGATCCTGAGACCATTTCACACATTCCATAGTTCTTTAAGCTCTTTAGTCAGTCACCTGGTCCCACAGAACTCTCCCTGCTGGACTGGCACCTCCCAAGGGCTTTGGACATAATCACACTCGAAGGCCATGTGGATCCTGCAGGCTTCAACAGCAAGACACAGGCTAAGGGAGCTACCATAAATTCTGACATTACACCATTTCTAAGGCCCATGgatttttcattcaaaaatgaaaaccaaaaatatatcaaaatacAGATGCTGGTCTTCagaaaaattttagaagttcCCAGATATTTGTTTTGAAAGTAACTGAACCCTGAGGTTTAGGTAATATTTCTTGATAATTTTATGCAGCAGAAAGGCTTCAttcctcacaaaaaaaaaaaaccaaactgtcCCAGAAACATCACTGCATAAACTACACACTTCCTACACCACAATGTTCATTACTGAGAAATAAACCCACTTACTTGAATGTGGATTCAAATATATATGCTAATGTTAAACTGTTCTGGCTCCCCCAAAAAGTGCAAATCTTTTCTGTAGGAATATttagatggggaaaaaaaaaaagggtatcCCAAAACATGACTCATAGTGAAATGGAGTAAGATCTCTTAACTGAGAGGAGCTTCACAAATCTCCAGCAACAACTTTCATGCTTTCTTTCACACTTTTTATATTTGTAAAGTGAGGTAACCTATTCCTTTAAGATCTAGACACAAGTCTGTGATTTGATACAAAAGTGATTGTAAAGGCTACTTCAGTTTTTACTGTAGGATTCACCAGATTACTTAGAAAGCAAAAACACCTGTCAGCAGGTCGACCCAAAATTTGTTTGGATGCTATATTgagagacaaaatattttagtcATACCAAGAAATAATACCATTTTTTAGCTGGCAGCCAATTGTATTATTCTTTGATTCCTGAAGTTTCCCATGGCACTGACTGATAGAATTTTGCATCTTACTTTGGTACAGTGTCTCATATTTTTGagaatttcttttcatgttttacaGATTCCATGGCTGAGTTTTGCTGTGCAGGGTAAGTCTCTTGTTACTGTCAGTGATATCCCTGATCAATTCTTCTCCCTTCCTGTTAGGATGGATGGACTGAAATGCCAAAACCCCTGATATTCCTGCAGACAGATGGGTCAAAGGGCTGAGGTCAAGCACAGGTAGGTGAGTGGGAGATCCCAGGGCCTCATTtcagagcccatcccagcagggtgCAGTGTTTGGGTTCACTTGGGTTCCCTGCACTCACCGGGCCTGCCTGCTCCGCTCTGTCGGTCGGAGTTTTCACAGCAGCACCTTTGGCAGGCTCCatccgtctgtctgtctgtgcagcCCCCAGGTAGTCTGGTGGTGGGAGGACAACTTCCCCCTTCTCCACAAGGTTCACAGAGCTAACACTTCGGATTGGTGCAGGGCTGCAAGACAGAACCCAACAAACACCATTCTCAGACGCCAGAATCCACCTGGCACTTCTCTGCTGCACCAGGAAAGCTTGGAAATGCAGGAAGTGAATAATGGTGCAGTGTCCTGGAGCCAGGGGGAGTCTGAGCTAAGGCTGTTCCAAAGCTACTCCTTGGGTCTGTGTCTAACCATTAAAACATTATTAGCATAATTAAGGCATTGTACTACAGACTATTAGAGAGTATTTACTGTACATGTTactgaactttaaaaataacatttaaaatatatgtcaGCGAAGATCTGGGCATTTCTGCAAGTGCCACCCAAAATGTTACCTTGGCACTGGGGCAaaggctttttcttctgctgattCATCCAGTGGTCTGGTGTATGATGATGGAAACCATCCTTTTCTGTCAAGGGAAAGGTGTTTTATGTTATATACAATTGGAAAGATCTTTCAAGATACAATGGTAGACTCAGcaaacagatttaatttttgaagaaaCCAACTTCTGATGATGCCAGATTAGTGTGTAAAACCAAATATGTGCAAAGATTTTTCCTTAGAGGAAGACCAAGTCCTAGTCAGTGACAGCTAGTAAAAAAGGTTGAAAACCATTTACTAATATCTGCTAACATAATCTGGTGAGACACACTTTTACTTCATGTTCAAGGTGGGTAATGATTATCTTACAGTCTGGTTGTGTCGTGCTCCCCATAAAGCCAGCCATCCTTTTCCTCAGCCACCAGCAGGGTGATGACATCCCCCTGGGCAAAGCTGAGCAATGTTTTGTTGTTTCCAGCAGTATGAGGGAAGATTGTCTTcactttttgccttttcattaTATTCAACCCCGTGGCAACAGAAGTTGACCGTGATAAACTGGCATCATCTGAATTCTctgtcaaaaaaagaaaaaaaaaattagacacacagaaataaatgcaattagtaatctgagaggaaaaaaataaaggataacTCAAGTGAAAATGGAGACTTTGTACTTAGACACCTCTCACTGCCAAAGTTTCTTATCACCATGAAATTCTTAACTGCATATGCATTTATATGCACATACCCAGCATAATAAAGTGGAACCAACAGGCAGAAAAAGTTCTGTGAGTTTTAACTGGCTAcctctttcctcttttggtGTGAAAAGTACTAAACAATCACACCTGTAAAAGACCTTTGAAAATTTTCCCTTCTGAAAAATGGAACAGTGTATAAAATCCAACTGACACTTTCAAATGTGCCTCAGCACTCAGCTTCAGCATTGAGAAGACTTGCAGATACTCAGCACTTTCTGCACACCAGATGTTTATCGAAAAAATATAAAGGAGGGCTTAAAACTGTATgttatttgattatttttaaggaagaaatgCTGGAATTTCTATTACACATTGAAGAGTTCTTATGTCTTATCCTCTGGTCTAGGCCTAGTTGTTTCACATATCACAGAAAgtataaaaatcaataaattagACACTTGGGAAGCAAATCTTATTAGGatttaaaatttcaggaaaagaacTACAAGACTGTGCATCTGGTCCCATGTGCATTTCTCCCTTACTGCTACGTGCCCTTAAAGTAAGCCAGGTGAGACTGTCAGTGTTTGTGCACTGAAACACTCAGATGTATCCTGTTCAAAATCATGGAATGCCTTCTGCTGATAACATTTCAAGCCATGACAGCAGTTAAGTTGGGTTAATCAGTGACACAcagaaagtaattaaaatagaaatgacTTATCCTGACCTGCATTTAACACATCTCTCTTCCGTTAGGTAAATGATATAAATCCTTTATAAGGGCCATTTCCTACTCCTTATACATCCTGAAATTCACATCAtagcagctgagcagccctgaggtaATTTTGAACAGTGCAGGCTGTCATTCACACTTACCCAGTTTGCAGGGAAGGGACACTCACCTGCTGAGTGATTCATTTTTTCAGAAGGTGCTTTGGGAGCTGTTGCAGGATTGTTGAACATATCCACGAGTGGGCTCGTGTATGCCCTGCCtgtgggggctgggggcactttGGATACATTTTCTTGAGGATAAAAATCATTTCCAATCTGGAGCCACAAAAACAACAGTATCACAATACTGAGGAAACAGCAAGAACTTTTTTGCAAGATTAAATTCTAGAGAGCAATGCTTAAATATTCCTAAAGGATACACATTTAAACATGACATAAAGCCCATGTGTTCCTATGGAATTGCTGATTGAAGGTTTGTAAGAGGCTTGATCAACACTTGCTAGTGGGAATGCTACAATagctttttttctgcaaatagcATGATGATATccagatttttctcatttagaAGTTTAATCTTTTAGAAATTCAACAACTAATGATCACACAGCATATGAACcagaagaaatgagaatttcacCTGTATTCCAATAAGCTAATAAtcatgacaagaagaaggaaaaaaacccagaaaataacatttttcttaagTTTACATTGAACTACTGAGTATGTAATGCTATTACTTAGAGACAAGAATGTAGGAAATGGAATGGCTGGAACAAAAATGCTTCAGGAAAAGTCCTGGGCACCCAGCTGAGAACTGAGCCTTGCTTGGACACGtactcctcccttccctgctcagtATCTTCCCCATAGCAGAGCTTCAGCTCAAAGATCTTGGTTCCATACCCAAgcccagcatttccagctgggatACACCATGCTGAGGTCCAGCAGAACCTCTTGAAGCCTGTCCACCCCCACTGCAGAGCCCATGAGGAGCAGCATACCAGGGTGTTTCTCTTCACCATCGGCGAGGGCTGCGGCGTCCCCGAGACCGGCGTGGAGCCAGGGGTCCTGATTTCATCTATCATCATTCTGACTTTTTCAGGCACTTTGGTGGCATCACTACAGATTTCCTCCCACCCAGGCAGCTTGGATTTTAGGAAGTCTGCACACTGCATCCAAATTAAAAGATACTTGTCAAAGATAGGCTTTGTCATAAAATTGCACAAATCTACTGGTTAACTTGCATTATACCAGAATGTTTACACTAGCAAAATGGAAGTATTTCCTAAGATTCTTCTAAGGAATACTTCTTTGAAACAAATAAGATGTtgtaaaaatatctcttttgcAGGGTCAGGTATTGGAAGTACCTGATCAgtccatgtatttttttcttgatacatgattttaaaaaattcagtaaCCCTTGATTTTTGCTGCAATACATTTCATAGAATAGTGTATTgtaaacattttctgtgaacTGGGCAAAAGACTAGTCTGGCACTTCAGTTCTTCTTAGCTGTTTCTGACAGTCTGGTCTACATGCTGCAGGAAACACTCAATGCTCCTGTGTGCCTGGATTTCAGGAGTTTCATTTCTGTTTACACTCACAGCACTCACCTGAACGTGATAGAAGTGCATGTGCTGGGTAAAGC
This window harbors:
- the BAIAP2L1 gene encoding brain-specific angiogenesis inhibitor 1-associated protein 2-like protein 1 isoform X1, with the translated sequence MSRDPEEVNKLTENTYKNVMEQFNPGLRNLINLGKNYEKAVNVMVVAGRAYYDSLAKIGDISADSPVSKELGQVLIEISRTHKKLNDSLEESFKKFHKEIISELEKKTDLDVKYMTATLKRYQTEHRSKLDSLEKSQAELKKIRRKSQGARNVTKYEHKEMEYLETVSSRQSDIQRFIAEGCREALLEEKRRFCFLVDKHCSFTQHMHFYHVQCADFLKSKLPGWEEICSDATKVPEKVRMMIDEIRTPGSTPVSGTPQPSPMVKRNTLIGNDFYPQENVSKVPPAPTGRAYTSPLVDMFNNPATAPKAPSEKMNHSAENSDDASLSRSTSVATGLNIMKRQKVKTIFPHTAGNNKTLLSFAQGDVITLLVAEEKDGWLYGEHDTTRLKGWFPSSYTRPLDESAEEKAFAPVPSPAPIRSVSSVNLVEKGEVVLPPPDYLGAAQTDRRMEPAKGAAVKTPTDRAEQAGPDSKITCSIFLQIHVNTYIFFLFLQKPDMNGIIKPPFLSGENPFATVKLRPTVTNDRSAPIIR
- the BAIAP2L1 gene encoding brain-specific angiogenesis inhibitor 1-associated protein 2-like protein 1 isoform X3, with the translated sequence MSRDPEEVNKLTENTYKNVMEQFNPGLRNLINLGKNYEKAVNVMVVAGRAYYDSLAKIGDISADSPVSKELGQVLIEISRTHKKLNDSLEESFKKFHKEIISELEKKTDLDVKYMTATLKRYQTEHRSKLDSLEKSQAELKKIRRKSQGARNVTKYEHKEMEYLETVSSRQSDIQRFIAEGCREALLEEKRRFCFLVDKHCSFTQHMHFYHVQCADFLKSKLPGWEEICSDATKVPEKVRMMIDEIRTPGSTPVSGTPQPSPMVKRNTLIGNDFYPQENVSKVPPAPTGRAYTSPLVDMFNNPATAPKAPSEKMNHSAENSDDASLSRSTSVATGLNIMKRQKVKTIFPHTAGNNKTLLSFAQGDVITLLVAEEKDGWLYGEHDTTRLKGWFPSSYTRPLDESAEEKAFAPVPRNLT
- the BAIAP2L1 gene encoding brain-specific angiogenesis inhibitor 1-associated protein 2-like protein 1 isoform X2, translating into MSRDPEEVNKLTENTYKNVMEQFNPGLRNLINLGKNYEKAVNVMVVAGRAYYDSLAKIGDISADSPVSKELGQVLIEISRTHKKLNDSLEESFKKFHKEIISELEKKTDLDVKYMTATLKRYQTEHRSKLDSLEKSQAELKKIRRKSQGARNVTKYEHKEMEYLETVSSRQSDIQRFIAEGCREALLEEKRRFCFLVDKHCSFTQHMHFYHVQCADFLKSKLPGWEEICSDATKVPEKVRMMIDEIRTPGSTPVSGTPQPSPMVKRNTLIGNDFYPQENVSKVPPAPTGRAYTSPLVDMFNNPATAPKAPSEKMNHSAENSDDASLSRSTSVATGLNIMKRQKVKTIFPHTAGNNKTLLSFAQGDVITLLVAEEKDGWLYGEHDTTRLKGWFPSSYTRPLDESAEEKAFAPVPSPAPIRSVSSVNLVEKGEVVLPPPDYLGAAQTDRRMEPAKGAAVKTPTDRAEQAGPKPDMNGIIKPPFLSGENPFATVKLRPTVTNDRSAPIIR